In one window of Bacteroidota bacterium DNA:
- a CDS encoding antibiotic biosynthesis monooxygenase gives MIVRIVQMTFEPAKTEEFLKVFNSVSDQIRAFPGCRHLELWHAHDPTNVYMTYSIWESQQALDHYRFSDLFKSTWSATKVLFSAPPLAFSLEKSWPTSS, from the coding sequence ATGATCGTTAGAATTGTACAAATGACCTTCGAACCCGCTAAAACAGAGGAATTTTTGAAGGTTTTTAATAGTGTGAGCGACCAAATCCGTGCATTTCCGGGGTGCAGACACCTGGAGTTGTGGCATGCCCATGATCCGACAAATGTTTACATGACTTATAGCATCTGGGAATCTCAGCAAGCGCTGGACCATTACCGGTTTTCGGACTTGTTCAAATCGACCTGGTCGGCGACAAAAGTGCTCTTTTCAGCGCCACCACTGGCTTTCAGCCTTGAGAAAAGCTGGCCGACAAGTAGTTAA
- a CDS encoding SAM-dependent chlorinase/fluorinase, with the protein MALLTLTTDWGLRDHYVAAFKGELLGLYPEIQVLDISHEVEHFNILQASFILRSSFPFFPAGTIHYIGLSGSDPSQKSRNPDFLIVNSKGHTFIGQDSGIFSLLLGDSPKEIVRLNSTNNYTPEEQSKNLMNALVHLVKGKSPALLGESQSTLHQSYLAQPTVDSDSIRGTILYIDSFGNVIVNVERQLFEQERKSRDFTIYLRKSMYDINKISNNYHEVEIGEIVALFNREGFLEIAINHDSAAHLLGLKMMDPIRIEFYDR; encoded by the coding sequence ATGGCACTACTGACATTAACTACTGACTGGGGTTTACGGGATCATTACGTCGCTGCATTCAAGGGCGAATTGTTAGGTCTGTATCCGGAAATCCAAGTGCTTGACATTTCGCATGAGGTAGAACATTTCAATATTCTTCAGGCGTCCTTTATTCTTCGGAGTTCATTTCCATTTTTTCCTGCGGGAACGATACATTATATCGGCTTGTCAGGATCTGATCCGAGTCAGAAATCCCGGAACCCCGACTTTCTTATTGTGAATTCCAAGGGGCACACATTTATCGGTCAGGATAGCGGAATTTTTTCATTGCTTCTAGGCGATAGTCCCAAGGAAATTGTTCGTTTGAATTCAACAAACAACTACACCCCCGAAGAGCAATCAAAAAACCTGATGAATGCGTTGGTTCATCTGGTAAAAGGAAAATCTCCTGCTTTACTTGGAGAAAGTCAAAGTACATTGCATCAAAGTTACCTAGCTCAGCCGACTGTTGACAGTGACAGTATTCGGGGGACAATACTTTATATTGACTCATTTGGAAATGTGATTGTGAATGTTGAAAGGCAATTGTTTGAACAGGAAAGAAAATCAAGAGACTTTACTATTTACCTGAGAAAATCGATGTATGATATCAATAAAATAAGCAACAATTATCACGAAGTTGAAATTGGAGAAATTGTCGCATTATTTAACAGGGAAGGATTTCTGGAAATTGCCATCAACCACGATTCCGCTGCCCATTTGCTGGGTTTAAAAATGATGGATCCCATTCGAATTGAATTTTATGATCGTTAG
- a CDS encoding PhoH family protein has translation MSEVIIPIDTFNPVEFFGVNDSNLEVIRRNFPELKLVARGNEIKVIGDEKNIHLFSEKINRLIQHYQKFGSLTPDNVEHFLADKSNKEGGPQAPPTDVLVFGQNGIMVRARTANQKKMVESSEKNDIVFAIGPAGTGKTYTAVALAVRALKNREIKRIILTRPAVEAGENLGFLPGDLKEKIDPYLRPLYDALYDMIQGEKVKNYVENGIIEVAPLAFMRGRTLDNAFVILDEAQNATESQLKMFLTRMGPSAKFIVTGDVTQIDLPRNQPSGLIQAIKILSNIKGVDFIYLDSQDVVRHRLVKEIIEAYNK, from the coding sequence TTGAGTGAAGTAATCATTCCAATCGATACCTTTAATCCCGTTGAGTTTTTCGGTGTTAACGACAGCAACCTGGAAGTAATCCGGCGAAATTTCCCTGAACTGAAACTGGTGGCCAGAGGCAATGAAATTAAAGTCATCGGAGATGAAAAAAACATTCATCTCTTCAGTGAAAAAATAAACCGTCTCATACAGCATTATCAGAAATTCGGAAGCCTTACTCCTGATAATGTGGAACACTTCCTTGCAGATAAGTCGAATAAGGAGGGTGGACCACAGGCTCCACCAACGGATGTTCTGGTATTCGGACAAAATGGTATCATGGTTCGGGCACGAACCGCGAACCAGAAAAAAATGGTGGAAAGTTCGGAGAAGAACGATATCGTCTTCGCCATCGGTCCTGCCGGAACCGGTAAAACCTATACTGCTGTTGCACTCGCCGTAAGAGCTCTTAAAAATCGGGAGATCAAACGGATCATTCTTACACGTCCCGCTGTGGAAGCAGGGGAGAACCTTGGTTTTCTGCCGGGCGATCTCAAGGAAAAAATTGATCCTTACCTCAGGCCACTTTATGACGCATTGTACGATATGATACAAGGCGAAAAGGTGAAGAACTATGTTGAAAATGGAATTATCGAAGTAGCACCTCTTGCTTTCATGAGGGGAAGAACACTGGATAACGCGTTTGTTATTCTTGACGAGGCTCAGAATGCTACAGAAAGTCAGCTCAAAATGTTCCTGACACGGATGGGTCCTTCCGCGAAATTCATTGTCACTGGTGACGTCACCCAAATTGACCTTCCAAGGAATCAGCCATCTGGATTGATTCAGGCGATTAAAATTCTTTCCAATATCAA